From Glycine soja cultivar W05 chromosome 4, ASM419377v2, whole genome shotgun sequence, the proteins below share one genomic window:
- the LOC114408778 gene encoding calcium-transporting ATPase 3, endoplasmic reticulum-type isoform X1, with the protein MEDAFARSIPEVLDFFGVDPTKGLSDAEVVQHARLYGKNVLAEDQRVPFWKMVLKQFDDLLVKILIAAALISFILALINGETGLMAFLEPSVILMILAANAAVGVITETNAEKALEELRAYQADVATVLRNGCFSILPATELVPGDIVEVSVGCKIPADMRMIEMLSNQVRVDQAILTGESSSVEKELKTTTTTNAVYQDKTNILFSGTVMVAGRARAVVVGVGPNTAMGSIRDSMLRTEDEVTPLKKKLDEFGTFLAKVIAGICVLVWIVNIGHFRDPSHGGFLRGAIHYFKIAVALAVAAIPEGLPAVVTTCLALGTKRMAKLNAIVRSLPSVETLGCTTVICSDKTGTLTTNMMSVAKVCVVESAKRGPVVSEYSVSGTTYAPEGIIFDSTGLQLDFPAQLPCLLHMAMCSALCNESTLQYNPDKGNYEKIGESTEVALRVLAEKVGLPGFNSMPSSLNMLTKHERASYCNHYWEEQFRKIHVLEFSRDRKMMSVLCSRNQMHVLFSKGAPESIISRCTSILCNDDGSIVSLTADIRAELDSRFHSFAGKETLRCLALALKWMPSTQQSLSFDDEKDLTFIGLVGMLDPPRDEVRNAMLSCMTAGIRVIVVTGDNKSTAESLCRKIGAFDQLIDFAEHSYTASEFEELPALQQTIALQRMALFTRVEPSHKRMLVEALQHQNEVVAMTGDGVNDAPALKKADIGIAMGSGTAVAKSASDMVLADDNFASIVAAVAEGRAIYNNTKQFIRYMISSNIGEVVCIFVAAVLGIPDTLAPVQLLWVNLVTDGLPATAIGFNKQDSDVMRAKPRKVNEAVVTGWLFFRYLVIGAYVGLATVAGFIWWFVYSDSGPKLPYTELMNFDTCPTRETTYPCSIFDDRHPSTVSMTVLVVVEMFNALNNLSENQSLLVIPPWSNLWLVASIILTMLLHMLILYVHPLSVLFSVTPLSWTDWTVVLYLSLPVIVIDEVLKFFSRNPIGLRFRLWFRRSDLLPKKELRDK; encoded by the exons ATGGAGGACGCATTTGCCAGATCTATTCCCGAG gtCCTTGATTTCTTTGGAGTGGACCCGACTAAGGGTTTATCTGATGCCGAG GTAGTACAGCATGCTAGACTTTATGGAAAAAACG TGCTGGCTGAAGATCAAA GAGTTCCTTTTTGGAAAATGGTTTTGAAGCaatttgatgatttgcttgtAAAGATACTAATTGCAGCTGCtcttatatcttttattctGGCATTAATTAATGGAGAAACAGGCTTGATGGCATTTCTGGAGCCTTCG GTTATTCTGATGATATTGGCAGCAAATGCGGCGGTTGGAGTGATTACAGAAACAAACGCTGAAAAAGCTcttgag GAGCTACGTGCCTATCAAGCTGATGTGGCAACAGTCTTGCGCAATG GTTGTTTTTCCATACTTCCTGCAACTGAACTTGTTCCTGGGGATATTGTGGAAGTTTCTG TGGGGTGCAAAATTCCTGCTGATATGAGGATGATTGAAATGCTAAGCAATCAAGTGCGGGTTGATCAAGCTATTCTTACAG GTGAGAGCAGCTCCGTGGAGAAAGAGCTTAAAACAACCACAACAACAAATGCTGTATACCAAGACAAAACAAATATTCTGTTCTCG GGTACGGTTATGGTTGCTGGTAGGGCAAGAGCTGTTGTGGTGGGAGTTGGTCCTAACACTGCCATGGGCAGCATTCGCGATTCAATGTTGCGAACAGAGGAT GAGGTGACACCGTTGAAAAAGAAGCTGGATGAGTTTGGTACCTTTTTGGCCAAG GTTATAGCAGGGATTTGTGTTTTAGTGTGGATTGTAAATATTGGTCACTTTCGTGACCCTTCTCATGGTGGTTTCTTGCGTGGTGCAATTCATTATTTTAAG ATTGCAGTTGCTCTGGCTGTTGCAGCCATTCCAGAAGGGCTCCCTGCAGTTGTTACAAC aTGTTTGGCTCTTGGAACAAAGCGTATGGCTAAGTTGAATGCCATTGTTCGCTCCTTGCCATCGGTTGAGACCTTGGGCTGCACCACTGTTATTTGCAGCGACAAAACTGGTACTCTAACTACCAATATGATGTCTGTTGCAAAG GTGTGTGTTGTAGAATCTGCAAAGCGTGGTCCTGTTGTTTCGGAATACAGTGTCAGTGGAACAACATATGCACCTGAAGGCATAATATTTGACAGTACAGGGTTGCAG CTTGACTTTCCTGCTCAATTGCCTTGTCTTCTTCACATGGCAATGTGTTCTGCTCTTTGCAATGAATCGACCCTGCAGTATAATCCTGATAAAgggaattatgaaaaaattggTGAGTCAACTGAAGTGGCACTACGTGTCTTAGCAGAAAAG GTTGGTCTCCCTGGTTTCAATTCTATGCCATCATCCTTGAATATGTTGACTAAGCATGAGCGTGCTTCTTACTGTAACCATTATTGGGAGGAACAATTTAGAAAG ATTCATGTTTTGGAGTTTTCTCGAGATCGGAAAATGATGAGTGTCCTTTGCAGCCGGAACCAGATGCATGTTTTGTTCTCAAAGGGTGCCCCAGAAAGTATAATATCTAGATGTACAAGCATTCTGTGCAATGATGATGGTTCCATTGTGTCACTTACCGCTGATATTCGAGCAGAGCTGGACTCAAGGTTCCACAG TTTTGCGGGAAAAGAAACATTAAGATGCCTTGCTTTGGCCCTGAAATGGATGCCCTCAACTCAACAGTCGCTGTCCTTTGATGATGAGAAAGATCTTACATTTATTGGGTTg GTTGGGATGCTGGATCCTCCAAGAGATGAAGTAAGAAATGCAATGCTTTCGTGTATGACTGCTGGCATACGTGTTATAGTTGTAACTGGGGACAACAAG TCCACTGCTGAGTCACTTTGCCGCAAGATAGGTGCTTTTGATCAATTGATAGATTTTGCTGAACATTCTTACACTGCTTCTGAGTTTGAAGAACTTCCAGCACTGCAACAAACTATAGCATTGCAACGTATGGCACTTTTTACCAG GGTTGAGCCTTCTCATAAAAGGATGCTGGTTGAAGCATTACAGCACCAGAATGAAGTG GTTGCAATGACGGGTGATGGAGTTAATGATGCACCTGCACTAAAGAAGGCAGATATAGGAATTGCTATGGGTTCAGGGACAGCTGTTGCTAAG AGTGCTTCAGACATGGTGCTGGCTGATGACAACTTTGCCTCAATTGTTGCG GCTGTGGCAGAGGGAAGGGCTATATACAATAATACAAAACAGTTTATTCGATACATGATTTCTTCCAATATTGGTGAAGTAGTCTGTATATTTGTGGCTGCGGTGCTTGGAATACCGGATACTCTGGCCCCT GTCCAGTTGCTTTGGGTCAATTTGGTTACTGACGGATTGCCTGCCACTGCTATTGGCTTCAATAAACAAGACTCTGATGTGATGAGGGCGAAGCCTCGAAAG GTGAATGAAGCAGTTGTCACAGGTTGGCTCTTCTTTCGCTATTTGGTAATAGGAG CCTATGTTGGCCTTGCCACTGTTGCTGGTTTTATTTGGTGGTTTGTTTATTCTGATAGTGGCCCTAAACTTCCATACACAGAATTG aTGAATTTTGATACTTGCCCGACCAGGGAGACAACTTATCCATGCAGTATATTTGATGATCGACATCCATCTACTGTATCAATGACTGTGCTTGTCGTAGTTGAGATGTTCAATGCTTTGAACAATCTTAGTGAAAATCAATCTCTTCT GGTCATTCCTCCCTGGAGTAACTTGTGGCTTGTTGCTTCTATAATCCTAACTATGCTTCTTCACATGCTAATCTTATATGTTCACCCACTGTCAGTTCTTTTCTCT GTAACACCATTATCTTGGACTGACTGGACAGTTGTTCTCTATCTTTCATTACCT GTTATAGTCATTGATGAGGTGTTGAAGTTCTTCTCCAGAAATCCCATTG GTTTGAGATTCAGATTATGGTTCAGGAGGTCGGATTTACTACCGAAAAAAGAGTTACGTGACAAGTAA
- the LOC114408778 gene encoding calcium-transporting ATPase 3, endoplasmic reticulum-type isoform X2 — protein sequence MRMIEMLSNQVRVDQAILTGESSSVEKELKTTTTTNAVYQDKTNILFSGTVMVAGRARAVVVGVGPNTAMGSIRDSMLRTEDEVTPLKKKLDEFGTFLAKVIAGICVLVWIVNIGHFRDPSHGGFLRGAIHYFKIAVALAVAAIPEGLPAVVTTCLALGTKRMAKLNAIVRSLPSVETLGCTTVICSDKTGTLTTNMMSVAKVCVVESAKRGPVVSEYSVSGTTYAPEGIIFDSTGLQLDFPAQLPCLLHMAMCSALCNESTLQYNPDKGNYEKIGESTEVALRVLAEKVGLPGFNSMPSSLNMLTKHERASYCNHYWEEQFRKIHVLEFSRDRKMMSVLCSRNQMHVLFSKGAPESIISRCTSILCNDDGSIVSLTADIRAELDSRFHSFAGKETLRCLALALKWMPSTQQSLSFDDEKDLTFIGLVGMLDPPRDEVRNAMLSCMTAGIRVIVVTGDNKSTAESLCRKIGAFDQLIDFAEHSYTASEFEELPALQQTIALQRMALFTRVEPSHKRMLVEALQHQNEVVAMTGDGVNDAPALKKADIGIAMGSGTAVAKSASDMVLADDNFASIVAAVAEGRAIYNNTKQFIRYMISSNIGEVVCIFVAAVLGIPDTLAPVQLLWVNLVTDGLPATAIGFNKQDSDVMRAKPRKVNEAVVTGWLFFRYLVIGAYVGLATVAGFIWWFVYSDSGPKLPYTELMNFDTCPTRETTYPCSIFDDRHPSTVSMTVLVVVEMFNALNNLSENQSLLVIPPWSNLWLVASIILTMLLHMLILYVHPLSVLFSVTPLSWTDWTVVLYLSLPVIVIDEVLKFFSRNPIGLRFRLWFRRSDLLPKKELRDK from the exons ATGAGGATGATTGAAATGCTAAGCAATCAAGTGCGGGTTGATCAAGCTATTCTTACAG GTGAGAGCAGCTCCGTGGAGAAAGAGCTTAAAACAACCACAACAACAAATGCTGTATACCAAGACAAAACAAATATTCTGTTCTCG GGTACGGTTATGGTTGCTGGTAGGGCAAGAGCTGTTGTGGTGGGAGTTGGTCCTAACACTGCCATGGGCAGCATTCGCGATTCAATGTTGCGAACAGAGGAT GAGGTGACACCGTTGAAAAAGAAGCTGGATGAGTTTGGTACCTTTTTGGCCAAG GTTATAGCAGGGATTTGTGTTTTAGTGTGGATTGTAAATATTGGTCACTTTCGTGACCCTTCTCATGGTGGTTTCTTGCGTGGTGCAATTCATTATTTTAAG ATTGCAGTTGCTCTGGCTGTTGCAGCCATTCCAGAAGGGCTCCCTGCAGTTGTTACAAC aTGTTTGGCTCTTGGAACAAAGCGTATGGCTAAGTTGAATGCCATTGTTCGCTCCTTGCCATCGGTTGAGACCTTGGGCTGCACCACTGTTATTTGCAGCGACAAAACTGGTACTCTAACTACCAATATGATGTCTGTTGCAAAG GTGTGTGTTGTAGAATCTGCAAAGCGTGGTCCTGTTGTTTCGGAATACAGTGTCAGTGGAACAACATATGCACCTGAAGGCATAATATTTGACAGTACAGGGTTGCAG CTTGACTTTCCTGCTCAATTGCCTTGTCTTCTTCACATGGCAATGTGTTCTGCTCTTTGCAATGAATCGACCCTGCAGTATAATCCTGATAAAgggaattatgaaaaaattggTGAGTCAACTGAAGTGGCACTACGTGTCTTAGCAGAAAAG GTTGGTCTCCCTGGTTTCAATTCTATGCCATCATCCTTGAATATGTTGACTAAGCATGAGCGTGCTTCTTACTGTAACCATTATTGGGAGGAACAATTTAGAAAG ATTCATGTTTTGGAGTTTTCTCGAGATCGGAAAATGATGAGTGTCCTTTGCAGCCGGAACCAGATGCATGTTTTGTTCTCAAAGGGTGCCCCAGAAAGTATAATATCTAGATGTACAAGCATTCTGTGCAATGATGATGGTTCCATTGTGTCACTTACCGCTGATATTCGAGCAGAGCTGGACTCAAGGTTCCACAG TTTTGCGGGAAAAGAAACATTAAGATGCCTTGCTTTGGCCCTGAAATGGATGCCCTCAACTCAACAGTCGCTGTCCTTTGATGATGAGAAAGATCTTACATTTATTGGGTTg GTTGGGATGCTGGATCCTCCAAGAGATGAAGTAAGAAATGCAATGCTTTCGTGTATGACTGCTGGCATACGTGTTATAGTTGTAACTGGGGACAACAAG TCCACTGCTGAGTCACTTTGCCGCAAGATAGGTGCTTTTGATCAATTGATAGATTTTGCTGAACATTCTTACACTGCTTCTGAGTTTGAAGAACTTCCAGCACTGCAACAAACTATAGCATTGCAACGTATGGCACTTTTTACCAG GGTTGAGCCTTCTCATAAAAGGATGCTGGTTGAAGCATTACAGCACCAGAATGAAGTG GTTGCAATGACGGGTGATGGAGTTAATGATGCACCTGCACTAAAGAAGGCAGATATAGGAATTGCTATGGGTTCAGGGACAGCTGTTGCTAAG AGTGCTTCAGACATGGTGCTGGCTGATGACAACTTTGCCTCAATTGTTGCG GCTGTGGCAGAGGGAAGGGCTATATACAATAATACAAAACAGTTTATTCGATACATGATTTCTTCCAATATTGGTGAAGTAGTCTGTATATTTGTGGCTGCGGTGCTTGGAATACCGGATACTCTGGCCCCT GTCCAGTTGCTTTGGGTCAATTTGGTTACTGACGGATTGCCTGCCACTGCTATTGGCTTCAATAAACAAGACTCTGATGTGATGAGGGCGAAGCCTCGAAAG GTGAATGAAGCAGTTGTCACAGGTTGGCTCTTCTTTCGCTATTTGGTAATAGGAG CCTATGTTGGCCTTGCCACTGTTGCTGGTTTTATTTGGTGGTTTGTTTATTCTGATAGTGGCCCTAAACTTCCATACACAGAATTG aTGAATTTTGATACTTGCCCGACCAGGGAGACAACTTATCCATGCAGTATATTTGATGATCGACATCCATCTACTGTATCAATGACTGTGCTTGTCGTAGTTGAGATGTTCAATGCTTTGAACAATCTTAGTGAAAATCAATCTCTTCT GGTCATTCCTCCCTGGAGTAACTTGTGGCTTGTTGCTTCTATAATCCTAACTATGCTTCTTCACATGCTAATCTTATATGTTCACCCACTGTCAGTTCTTTTCTCT GTAACACCATTATCTTGGACTGACTGGACAGTTGTTCTCTATCTTTCATTACCT GTTATAGTCATTGATGAGGTGTTGAAGTTCTTCTCCAGAAATCCCATTG GTTTGAGATTCAGATTATGGTTCAGGAGGTCGGATTTACTACCGAAAAAAGAGTTACGTGACAAGTAA
- the LOC114408779 gene encoding uncharacterized protein LOC114408779 produces the protein MRKGNKKKQNKLVWIITTPLRMLGKARDMYVRSITNCGHKMNYSNPVDAAGRLQALPRSYSAATSRSDNNEDFAELLRAASARTLGNRIDVDLVLKQKAQARPVSSNGLPKSTSVGMGRIDEDTPYDLGEGEVPVVPKAYPRSRSYAVGMTSAVL, from the coding sequence ATGAGGAAGGGGAACAAGAAGAAGCAGAACAAGTTGGTGTGGATCATAACGACGCCGTTGAGAATGTTGGGGAAAGCGAGGGACATGTACGTGAGAAGCATAACGAATTGCGGTCACAAGATGAACTATAGCAACCCCGTGGATGCTGCTGGCAGACTCCAGGCCTTGCCCAGGAGCTACAGTGCTGCCACGTCACGCTCCGACAACAACGAGGATTTCGCCGAGCTTTTGCGAGCGGCTTCCGCCAGGACTCTGGGCAACAGAATCGATGTGGATTTGGTTCTCAAACAGAAGGCCCAGGCCCGGCCCGTATCTTCGAATGGGCTGCCCAAGTCCACCAGCGTTGGCATGGGCCGGATCGACGAGGACACGCCTTATGATTTGGGGGAAGGGGAAGTTCCCGTTGTGCCCAAAGCGTATCCCAGAAGTAGAAGCTACGCTGTTGGAATGACAAGTGCTGTTTTGTGA